GGGGTATCGTTAATACTAATCCTAAACCTATTAGTTGGATGCCCGATTGGTTATGGGCATATAACTATCCCCATAATGTGATTGGTGAAGGTAAACCCATTGCAGGTTGTGAAGGACCTTATTGTAATGAGTTGATACCCCCTGTTTATCCAACCCCATTGTATGAGATTATCGCTTGTATGTTCCTTTTTGGGGTGTTATGGTATTATCGTAAGAAGTTAAAAGTTGCCGGTCAATTGGCAGGACTTTACCTGATCTTGAATGGATTGGAGCGCTTTTTCATCGAAAAGATCAGGGTAAATACCAAGTATGAAGATCTTCCATTCCAGCCCACTCAGGCTGAATTGATATCATTAACAATGATTATTGCAGGTATTATATTGATGGTGAAGGCAAAAGATTGGTTTGCCAAGTATGCTAAATAACCTACTCTAATTATCTCCTAAATGAAATCTTCTATCTGATAATCAATCAGATAGACGATTTTTTTTGTCGCTTTTTTACCGGTTTTTCATCGCTTACCGCTCATCCTTGTAAAGCACCGTTCATTATAAAACTATGTACTATGCAAAACATAGTACATAGTTTTGTTCTGTAATTAGCAACAACGAGAACTAAAAACCTTAAAATAAACTAAGTATGAGAAAGTTGATGACCATGCTCGCCACAATCGGACTCACAACAATGTCCATGGCAGTTCAGGCACAAACAGCGAAAGTAAATGGTACCGTAAATGGTGGCCAAAAAGCAGTTGAAGCAGCTTCAGTGGGTGTTTTACGCGCTAAAGACTCTTCAGTAGTAAAATTGGCCGTTACCGATAAAGCCGGTCAGTTTGAAGTTGAAAAACTAGCTGCCGGCAAATACCTGGTGGTTATACAGTCTGTAGGATATGCCAAATATTACAGTGAATCTTTTGATTTGGGTAATGGACAATCCTATACAGTTAAACCGGTTACCTTGGTAAATGCTTCAAAAGAGTTACAGGGTGTAGTAGTTACCTCTAAAAAGCCCTTTATCGAACAAAAGCTGGACAGAACGATCATTAATGTGGATGCTTCTCCAACCAATGCCGGTACTACGGTAATGGAAGTATTAGAAAAATCTCCGGGTATTTCAGTTGATAAAGATGGTAATATCAGTGTTAAAGGAAAACAAGGTGTGGTAGTAATGTTAGATGGTAAACCTACTTACCTCAGTGCACAGGATCTGGCTAATATGTTAAACAACATGTCAAGCTCAAACCTCGAATCAATTGAGATCATGACCAATCCTCCTGCACGTTTTGATGCTTCTGGTAATTCTGGTGTCATTAATATCAAAACAAAAAAGAGTAAAGTGATGGGCTATAACGCCAGTATTACCACAGGTTATACACAAGGTGTTCTTCCAAAAACCAATAACAGCATTAACCTGAACTATAGAAAAGGTAAAATGAACTTCTTCGGAAATGCCAGTCATAACTACAATGAGAATTTTGGAGAGCTGAAGATCGACAGAAACTTCCGCAATCAAACCACCAATGCGTTATTGTCAACTTTTGATCAACTCGCAGACAATCAGCGTGAGTTCAAGAGTTATAACTATAAAGCAGGGTTTGATTATTTTATGAATAAGAAAACCACTTTAGGGTTAGTTGTAAATGGTTACGATAGTAAAGGAATTGAGTATACAGATAATACAACCTTTATTAAAGATCCAATGGGTGCATTGGTAACACGTACACAAGCAATCAATGATGTTCATTTGCATTTCAATAATGTGGGTGTGAACATGAATCTGCGCCATGTATTTGATAGCACTGGTAAGGAATTGACAATGGACGCTGACTATATCAGATACACACAGGATAACACACAAATGCTGACCAATGATTTCTATGATCATAACGGTAGTATCAAAGCGCCAAAAGAGATCTTACGTGGTATTTTACCTGCAGCGATCAATATCTATAGTATCAAAGCCGATTATTCACAATCACTCAAAGGACAAATGAAATTGGAAACAGGGTGGAAGAGTAGTTATGTGAATACGGATAACGATGCTCAGTATGCCAATTGGAACGGTACTTCATTTGTGAATGATGTTACGCGTAGCAATCACTTTCTCTACAAAGAAAATATCAATGCCGCTTATTTGAATTTGAATAAACAATTCAGCAAAAAATGGAGTGCACAATTAGGACTTCGTGCTGAGAATACCAACATCACTGGTAATCAGTTAACAACCGGAGAAGTATTCAAGCGGAACTATACACAAGTGTTTCCAACCATGTATATCGGTTATACATCAAATGAAAAAAATCAGTTCGCTTTGAGTTATGGTCGCCGTATCGATCGTCCGAATTATCAAGATCTAAACCCATTCTTTTACTTCCTGGATAAATATACTTACCAGGTCGGTAATCCATACCTGAGACCACAATTCAGCCATAACATTGAGCTTACACACACTTTTAAAGGGATTTTGAACAGCTCTATCAACTATAGTACGACCAATGATATTCTGCAGGATGTGCTGGAACAGATCGATAGTACGAACTCTTCCTTCATGAAGAAAAGTAATATCGCACGCAGACAAAATCTAGGGGCTTCCGTAAGTCTGGGTATGCCGGTTACAAAATGGTTCAGAACCAATATCTACATGAATGGATTTTATAACAAGTTCACAGGTGTGGTAAATGGTGGAGAAATATCAGTAACAGGTGCAACATTTATGACCAATATCTCAAACCAATTTACATTGCCAAAAGGCTGGGGTGCGGAGTTGAGTGGATTTTATCGCACAGGTGGAGTAGAAGGAGTGTTGGCAATGAAATCTATGGGTGGATTGAACATTGGCTTTACCAAACAAGTAATGAAAAATAAAGGTACCATCAGACTGGTGGCACGTGATATCTTATATACGCAACAATTCCGTGGATACAGCAGATATCAGAATGTTGATGTAACGATTCGTCAGGCTAGAGATAGTCGTGTAGTTAACTTGAGCTTTACTTATCGCTTTAGCAAAGGGAAAACTGCAGCGCAGCGTAAAAGAGGTGGTGCAAATGAAGAACAGAATCGCGTCAATATCGGTGGAGGTAATTAATTGACAGAATGATGA
Above is a genomic segment from Sediminibacterium sp. KACHI17 containing:
- a CDS encoding TonB-dependent receptor, giving the protein MRKLMTMLATIGLTTMSMAVQAQTAKVNGTVNGGQKAVEAASVGVLRAKDSSVVKLAVTDKAGQFEVEKLAAGKYLVVIQSVGYAKYYSESFDLGNGQSYTVKPVTLVNASKELQGVVVTSKKPFIEQKLDRTIINVDASPTNAGTTVMEVLEKSPGISVDKDGNISVKGKQGVVVMLDGKPTYLSAQDLANMLNNMSSSNLESIEIMTNPPARFDASGNSGVINIKTKKSKVMGYNASITTGYTQGVLPKTNNSINLNYRKGKMNFFGNASHNYNENFGELKIDRNFRNQTTNALLSTFDQLADNQREFKSYNYKAGFDYFMNKKTTLGLVVNGYDSKGIEYTDNTTFIKDPMGALVTRTQAINDVHLHFNNVGVNMNLRHVFDSTGKELTMDADYIRYTQDNTQMLTNDFYDHNGSIKAPKEILRGILPAAINIYSIKADYSQSLKGQMKLETGWKSSYVNTDNDAQYANWNGTSFVNDVTRSNHFLYKENINAAYLNLNKQFSKKWSAQLGLRAENTNITGNQLTTGEVFKRNYTQVFPTMYIGYTSNEKNQFALSYGRRIDRPNYQDLNPFFYFLDKYTYQVGNPYLRPQFSHNIELTHTFKGILNSSINYSTTNDILQDVLEQIDSTNSSFMKKSNIARRQNLGASVSLGMPVTKWFRTNIYMNGFYNKFTGVVNGGEISVTGATFMTNISNQFTLPKGWGAELSGFYRTGGVEGVLAMKSMGGLNIGFTKQVMKNKGTIRLVARDILYTQQFRGYSRYQNVDVTIRQARDSRVVNLSFTYRFSKGKTAAQRKRGGANEEQNRVNIGGGN